In Novosphingobium resinovorum, the following are encoded in one genomic region:
- a CDS encoding urea amidolyase associated protein UAAP1, which translates to MTETLADPLAARDHARAQGGTVVESMPVLPPVADDLPADVGANDLVWEETIAAGGYATRRLTRGSRLRLIDGKGDACASILLFNAEMPTERLNVADTVKVQWNAYLGEGRLLLSDMGRVMMSIVADDAGTHDTFCGTSNPAINLAKYGEGRNSGAFPSGRDRFLLGAAKHGLGRRDVHPCVTLFKGARIEADGAITPEVGPFEPGRSVILRAEMDVIVVIANVPHVLDPRPEYTVTPLRASAWRGPVTGEDDPVRSATPEGLRAFENVEDYFRR; encoded by the coding sequence ATGACCGAAACATTGGCCGATCCGCTCGCAGCCCGAGACCATGCGCGTGCCCAGGGCGGCACCGTGGTCGAGAGCATGCCGGTGCTGCCTCCCGTGGCCGACGACCTGCCTGCAGATGTCGGCGCCAATGACCTCGTGTGGGAGGAAACGATCGCGGCGGGCGGTTACGCCACGCGGCGCCTGACGCGCGGCTCCCGGTTGCGGCTGATCGACGGAAAGGGCGACGCCTGCGCCTCGATCCTGCTGTTCAATGCCGAGATGCCAACCGAGCGCCTCAACGTGGCGGACACGGTGAAGGTCCAGTGGAACGCCTATCTCGGCGAAGGCAGGCTGCTGCTCTCCGACATGGGCCGCGTGATGATGAGCATCGTCGCTGACGACGCCGGCACGCACGATACCTTCTGCGGCACCTCCAACCCCGCGATCAACCTCGCCAAGTACGGCGAGGGCCGCAACTCCGGTGCCTTCCCGAGCGGCCGCGACCGCTTCCTTCTCGGCGCCGCCAAGCATGGGCTCGGCCGCCGTGATGTCCATCCCTGCGTGACGCTGTTCAAAGGCGCGCGGATCGAGGCGGACGGCGCGATTACGCCTGAGGTCGGCCCCTTCGAGCCCGGCCGCTCCGTGATCCTGCGTGCCGAGATGGACGTGATCGTGGTGATCGCCAACGTCCCCCACGTCCTCGATCCGCGCCCCGAATACACCGTGACGCCGCTGCGCGCCTCGGCATGGCGCGGTCCGGTGACGGGCGAGGACGACCCCGTCCGCTCCGCGACGCCCGAAGGCCTGCGCGCCTTCGAGAACGTCGAAGACTACTTCCGCCGCTGA
- a CDS encoding CopG family ribbon-helix-helix protein: protein MGTDSASLARLSMSLPADLFRQLDMMVAERGLPSRSQLIAELIRHALAEHGSLMRPEEMLAGTITLVYRSERGRVRHQLSQTQASYLKEVISSQHVVLEDDQSLEVLLVQGPAVRLKELCDAIRRVRGVQQLELVTTTALLPPLYDQSGDDFKNIGAHS, encoded by the coding sequence ATGGGCACAGACTCCGCAAGCCTGGCTCGGCTCAGCATGAGCCTTCCGGCAGACCTCTTCAGACAGCTCGACATGATGGTGGCGGAACGCGGCCTGCCTTCCCGCTCCCAGCTCATCGCCGAACTGATCCGCCATGCTCTGGCCGAGCACGGTTCGCTGATGCGGCCCGAGGAGATGCTCGCGGGCACCATCACCCTCGTCTACCGCAGCGAGCGGGGCCGCGTGCGGCACCAGCTCTCCCAGACGCAAGCCAGTTACCTGAAGGAAGTGATCTCCTCGCAGCATGTCGTGCTGGAGGACGACCAGTCCCTCGAAGTTCTTCTCGTGCAGGGTCCGGCCGTGCGGCTGAAGGAACTGTGCGACGCCATCCGCCGGGTGCGCGGGGTGCAGCAGCTTGAGCTGGTCACCACCACCGCCCTCCTGCCGCCGCTCTACGACCAGAGCGGAGACGACTTCAAGAATATCGGAGCGCATTCATGA
- a CDS encoding ATP-binding cassette domain-containing protein, which translates to MSTLLSFRDVWVEYGDRIIIEKLNLDIEQGAFVSIVGPSGAGKSSFLRLILGQEGPSRGVITLDDTPLKPECGPDRGVVFQRYSVFPHLTALRNTILGLECEKAPVLGRLFGSARRAAVEEATEMLTAVGLGHSLDLYPAQMSGGMQQRLAIAQALVKRPRILLLDEPFGALDPGIRADMHALIRNLWRKYSLTIVMVTHDIREAFSLGTRVLALDKRRHDPHAPHRFGATVVYDLPMRERAEETEEETAG; encoded by the coding sequence TTGAGCACCCTCCTGAGCTTCCGCGACGTCTGGGTCGAATACGGCGACCGGATCATCATCGAAAAGCTGAACCTCGACATCGAGCAAGGCGCCTTCGTCTCGATCGTCGGCCCATCCGGCGCGGGCAAGAGCAGTTTCCTGCGCCTGATACTGGGGCAGGAAGGGCCGAGCCGGGGCGTCATAACCCTCGACGACACGCCGCTCAAACCCGAATGCGGACCGGATCGCGGCGTCGTGTTCCAGCGCTATTCGGTGTTTCCGCACCTGACCGCGCTGCGCAACACGATCCTCGGGCTGGAATGCGAGAAGGCCCCGGTGCTCGGCCGCCTGTTCGGCAGCGCCCGCCGCGCCGCCGTCGAAGAGGCGACCGAGATGCTGACGGCGGTGGGCCTCGGCCATAGCCTCGACCTCTACCCCGCGCAGATGTCGGGCGGCATGCAGCAGCGCCTTGCCATCGCGCAGGCGCTGGTCAAGCGGCCGCGCATCCTGTTGCTCGATGAGCCGTTCGGCGCGCTCGACCCCGGTATTCGTGCCGACATGCACGCGCTCATCCGCAATCTGTGGCGCAAGTATTCGCTGACGATCGTGATGGTGACGCACGACATTCGCGAGGCATTCTCGCTGGGCACGCGCGTCCTTGCGCTCGACAAGCGCCGGCACGATCCGCACGCGCCGCACCGCTTTGGAGCCACGGTCGTCTACGACCTGCCCATGCGCGAGCGGGCGGAAGAGACGGAAGAGGAGACTGCCGGGTGA
- a CDS encoding putative urea ABC transporter substrate-binding protein, with amino-acid sequence MIVSIRSIAKAALMATAMPAVLLTAACSQAPSEAPKRTEFNIGWSIYAGWMPWPYAQQAGIVKKWADKYGLKINIVQVNDYVESVNQYTAGKLDGVTVANMDALTIPAAGGKDTSAIIVGDYSNGNDGILMKGGDLKAIKGQSVNLVELSVSHYLLARGLNSVGMQLRDVKTVNTGDADIVGAFASPDVKVAVAWNPQLNAMKAQPGAKLVFSSADIPGEILDLLCVDTATLKANPNLGKALAGIWYETTALMTRQDAEGKAARAAMAKLAGATPEAFDSQLSTTFLYSDAKAAVAATDAPALVTTMTRVRDFSFSKGLFKGASSADAVGMSFPGGKTLGDAQRVTLRFDDSFMKMAADGKL; translated from the coding sequence ATGATCGTATCGATCCGCAGCATTGCCAAGGCCGCGTTGATGGCCACCGCGATGCCGGCAGTACTTCTCACCGCCGCCTGCTCGCAGGCGCCGAGCGAAGCGCCCAAGCGTACCGAATTCAACATCGGATGGTCGATCTACGCGGGCTGGATGCCCTGGCCCTATGCCCAGCAGGCCGGCATCGTGAAGAAGTGGGCCGACAAGTACGGGCTCAAGATCAACATCGTCCAGGTCAACGACTACGTCGAGTCGGTCAATCAGTACACGGCGGGCAAGCTGGACGGCGTCACCGTCGCCAACATGGATGCGCTGACGATTCCGGCAGCAGGCGGCAAGGACACCAGCGCGATCATCGTCGGTGACTATTCCAACGGCAATGACGGCATCCTGATGAAGGGCGGCGACCTCAAGGCGATCAAGGGCCAGTCGGTCAACCTCGTCGAGCTTTCGGTGTCGCACTACCTGCTGGCGCGCGGGCTGAACTCGGTCGGCATGCAGCTCAGGGACGTGAAGACGGTCAACACCGGCGATGCCGACATCGTCGGCGCCTTCGCCAGCCCCGACGTCAAGGTCGCGGTGGCGTGGAACCCGCAACTCAATGCGATGAAGGCGCAGCCGGGCGCGAAGCTGGTGTTCAGCTCGGCAGATATTCCGGGCGAAATCCTCGACTTGCTCTGCGTAGATACCGCCACGCTGAAAGCCAACCCCAATCTCGGCAAGGCGCTGGCGGGCATCTGGTACGAGACGACCGCGCTGATGACGCGTCAGGACGCCGAGGGCAAGGCCGCCCGCGCGGCGATGGCCAAGCTCGCGGGCGCCACGCCGGAAGCGTTCGACAGCCAGCTCAGCACGACCTTCCTCTATTCCGACGCCAAGGCTGCCGTCGCCGCGACCGACGCGCCCGCGCTCGTCACCACGATGACCCGCGTGCGGGACTTCAGCTTCTCCAAGGGGCTGTTCAAGGGCGCCAGTTCGGCCGATGCGGTGGGCATGTCCTTCCCCGGCGGCAAGACGCTGGGCGATGCGCAGCGCGTGACGCTGCGTTTCGACGACAGCTTCATGAAGATGGCCGCCGACGGCAAGCTCTAG
- a CDS encoding MBL fold metallo-hydrolase, producing MAQSPTRSTGFSGSSQAATGRAYPNGNPALGYNPPGVRNTDSAVPLHRSKPVMHDYACDGPAAGSLSFRWTYGSNVAAKNRDPRVQVVQYNEDTFVLRQNVCVHWEAPFTYLLFGNKGALLIDTGATANAGHYPLRETVDAIIARWAKARGRSKVPLTVALTSAEDIAQNQGLVQFADRPDTTIVPKPLALMQKTYGIANWPSGTGRIDLGDRVITVVPTPGTHKDGVSFYDPYCDLLFTGDLLFPGKINIGNDTDFVASLERLKAFAAANSVKWLLGGHIEMMFVPGKYYARFTTYKPYERVLEMTPDLIDDALQHAREIKGKDMMLIRPDFALFNGVSPDQRTSVWPEGVPNINPPRPF from the coding sequence TTGGCACAGAGTCCTACCCGTAGCACGGGGTTTTCCGGCAGTTCGCAGGCCGCCACCGGGCGCGCCTATCCCAACGGCAACCCGGCGCTGGGGTACAATCCACCCGGCGTGCGTAATACCGACAGCGCCGTGCCGCTCCATCGCAGCAAGCCGGTCATGCACGACTATGCCTGCGATGGCCCCGCGGCGGGCAGCCTGTCGTTCCGCTGGACTTACGGCTCCAACGTCGCGGCGAAGAACCGCGACCCGCGCGTGCAGGTGGTGCAGTACAACGAAGATACCTTCGTGCTGCGCCAGAACGTGTGCGTCCACTGGGAGGCGCCGTTCACGTACCTGCTGTTCGGCAACAAGGGCGCGCTGCTGATCGACACCGGCGCCACCGCCAACGCCGGGCATTACCCCCTGCGTGAGACGGTGGATGCGATCATCGCGCGCTGGGCAAAGGCGCGCGGGCGCAGCAAGGTGCCGCTGACCGTCGCGCTCACCTCGGCCGAGGACATCGCGCAGAACCAGGGCCTCGTGCAGTTCGCCGACCGGCCGGACACCACGATCGTCCCCAAGCCGCTGGCGCTGATGCAGAAGACCTACGGCATCGCGAACTGGCCTTCGGGCACTGGCAGGATCGACCTCGGCGATCGCGTGATCACGGTCGTCCCGACCCCCGGCACGCACAAGGACGGGGTCAGCTTCTACGATCCCTACTGCGACCTGCTGTTCACCGGCGACCTGCTGTTCCCCGGCAAGATCAACATCGGCAACGACACCGATTTCGTCGCCTCGCTGGAAAGGCTCAAGGCTTTCGCCGCCGCCAATTCGGTGAAGTGGCTGCTGGGTGGACACATCGAGATGATGTTCGTGCCGGGCAAGTATTATGCCCGCTTCACCACCTATAAGCCTTACGAGCGGGTGCTGGAAATGACGCCCGACCTGATCGACGACGCGCTGCAGCACGCGCGCGAGATCAAGGGCAAGGACATGATGCTAATCCGCCCGGACTTCGCGCTGTTCAACGGCGTCAGTCCCGACCAGCGTACTTCGGTCTGGCCGGAAGGCGTGCCGAACATCAACCCGCCCCGCCCGTTCTGA
- a CDS encoding urea amidolyase associated protein UAAP2, whose amino-acid sequence MSTDPHMSGLTGTVIHDIVVPARAPWLHHVKAGQTLRIVDLEGNQAVDFLLYSAADDAERYSAQDTVAAQGNLFLREGTKLLSNEGNALMTIAATSVDYHDTIGGACSCESNTLRYGHHTKSEHACVENFLEANLLEGRGKRDIVSNINFFMNVPVEPDGSLGIVDGISAPGLTVDLRAEMDVIVVVSNCPQVNNPCNGFNPTPVRMIVTA is encoded by the coding sequence ATGAGCACCGATCCTCACATGTCCGGCCTCACCGGCACCGTCATCCACGACATCGTCGTCCCCGCCCGCGCGCCCTGGCTGCATCACGTCAAGGCCGGGCAGACGCTGCGCATCGTCGACCTCGAAGGCAATCAGGCGGTCGATTTCCTGCTCTATTCCGCCGCCGACGATGCCGAGCGCTACTCCGCGCAGGATACCGTCGCGGCGCAGGGCAACCTGTTCCTGCGCGAAGGCACGAAGCTGCTTTCGAACGAGGGCAATGCGCTGATGACCATCGCCGCTACCTCGGTCGACTACCACGACACCATCGGCGGCGCGTGCTCTTGCGAATCCAATACCTTGCGCTACGGTCATCACACAAAATCTGAACACGCCTGCGTCGAGAACTTCCTGGAGGCCAACCTCCTCGAAGGGCGCGGCAAGCGGGACATCGTCTCCAACATCAACTTCTTCATGAACGTTCCTGTCGAACCCGACGGGTCGCTGGGCATCGTCGACGGAATATCCGCGCCGGGCCTGACCGTGGACCTGCGGGCGGAGATGGACGTGATCGTCGTCGTGTCCAACTGCCCGCAGGTCAACAACCCCTGCAACGGCTTCAACCCCACTCCAGTCCGGATGATCGTCACCGCATGA
- a CDS encoding ABC transporter permease: MRWVNRQVGRGGRVLLGAVPILLLLLVYIVMAASRHAVNPADKILPLPGSMAESMSALLFVPDQLTGQLVFWADTLASLQRLGIGLGISTLMALVVGLALGVLPPVRATFGPLVTGIAVIPPIALLPILFIALGLGETSKVALIVIGIAPVMIRDIAAHVSALPREQVIKALTLGANSWQVMIRVALPQAMPRLLHAIRLALGPAWVFLISAEAIASDVGLGYRIFLVRRYLSMDVILPYVAWIALLAIAMDMALTFLSHRLFPWAHGESH, encoded by the coding sequence ATGCGCTGGGTGAATCGTCAGGTCGGGCGAGGGGGGCGGGTGCTTCTCGGCGCGGTTCCGATCCTGCTGCTCCTGCTGGTCTACATCGTCATGGCCGCGAGCCGCCATGCGGTGAACCCGGCCGACAAGATCCTGCCGCTGCCAGGCTCCATGGCCGAGAGCATGTCGGCGCTGCTTTTCGTGCCCGACCAGCTCACCGGCCAGCTGGTGTTCTGGGCGGACACCCTCGCGAGCCTGCAGCGCCTTGGCATCGGCCTTGGCATCTCGACGCTGATGGCGCTGGTGGTGGGCCTTGCGCTCGGCGTCTTGCCGCCGGTGCGCGCGACGTTCGGCCCACTGGTCACCGGCATCGCGGTCATCCCGCCGATCGCGCTCCTGCCGATCCTGTTCATCGCGCTGGGCCTCGGCGAAACCTCCAAGGTCGCGCTGATCGTCATCGGCATCGCGCCGGTCATGATCCGCGACATCGCCGCCCACGTCTCCGCGCTTCCCCGGGAGCAGGTGATCAAGGCGCTGACGCTGGGCGCCAACAGTTGGCAGGTGATGATCCGCGTCGCCCTGCCGCAAGCCATGCCGCGCCTGCTTCACGCCATCCGCCTCGCACTCGGCCCGGCCTGGGTGTTCCTGATCTCGGCCGAGGCGATCGCGTCCGACGTGGGGCTCGGCTACCGCATCTTCCTTGTGCGCCGCTACCTCTCGATGGACGTGATCCTGCCTTACGTCGCGTGGATCGCGCTGCTGGCCATCGCGATGGACATGGCGCTGACTTTCCTCAGCCACCGGCTGTTTCCCTGGGCACATGGAGAAAGCCATTGA
- a CDS encoding MBL fold metallo-hydrolase codes for MDRRSFLTYNAAIAAVPLTGAALTGLSDAASAATRPPPIDFKANLPATGTFPDKWICGSSSCMDNTDPPVQVHWYNPHTAILRQNKAYSYEAPFAPLYFGNDRVLLLDEGFVQLRNDWDLRGVVDQCIDEWCARNGRDPASLELLVAFSHLHADHYAATNQFADRPNTRYMGLTHEEMVGFWGMTNFPEERVTLDLGGREILIWGSPGHVVSEFAYYDSYTQILYTGDMFYRGRCYISFWEPWYDSMKRLIQFCDTHPVTHVMGCHVEISKDGEDYAYGMTYQPDEAPVQMTVQQLREAWAYAQKITEPGIYFTGTVFLCNQTRGTTTIDKNPYRY; via the coding sequence GTGGATCGCCGCTCTTTCCTGACCTACAACGCCGCCATCGCCGCCGTGCCGCTGACCGGTGCCGCGCTGACCGGGCTGTCCGACGCCGCCTCCGCCGCGACACGCCCGCCGCCGATCGACTTCAAGGCCAACCTGCCCGCGACCGGCACTTTCCCGGACAAGTGGATCTGCGGCTCGTCGTCCTGCATGGACAACACCGATCCGCCGGTGCAGGTCCACTGGTACAACCCGCACACCGCGATCCTGCGCCAGAACAAGGCCTATAGCTACGAGGCACCCTTCGCGCCGCTCTACTTCGGCAACGACCGGGTGCTGTTGCTCGACGAGGGCTTCGTGCAGTTGCGCAACGACTGGGACCTGCGCGGCGTCGTAGACCAGTGCATCGACGAGTGGTGCGCCCGCAACGGCCGCGATCCGGCCAGCCTCGAACTGCTGGTGGCGTTCAGCCATCTTCACGCCGACCACTACGCCGCGACCAACCAGTTCGCCGACCGCCCCAATACCCGCTACATGGGCCTCACGCACGAGGAGATGGTCGGCTTCTGGGGCATGACCAATTTCCCCGAGGAGCGCGTGACCCTCGACCTCGGCGGGCGCGAGATACTGATCTGGGGCTCGCCGGGGCACGTCGTTTCCGAGTTCGCGTACTACGACAGCTACACGCAGATCCTCTATACCGGCGACATGTTCTATCGCGGCCGCTGCTACATCAGCTTCTGGGAACCGTGGTACGACAGCATGAAGCGCCTGATCCAGTTCTGCGACACGCACCCCGTCACGCACGTCATGGGTTGCCACGTCGAGATCAGCAAGGACGGCGAGGACTACGCCTACGGCATGACGTACCAGCCCGACGAGGCCCCCGTGCAAATGACCGTGCAGCAACTGCGCGAGGCCTGGGCCTACGCGCAGAAGATCACCGAGCCCGGCATCTACTTCACCGGCACCGTCTTCCTGTGCAACCAGACGCGCGGGACGACTACCATCGACAAGAATCCCTACCGCTACTGA
- a CDS encoding CopG family ribbon-helix-helix protein, producing the protein MSLPADLFRQLDAMVEERGLPSRSQLIAELIRHALAEHEALTRPEEMLAGTITLVYRGDKGRVRHQLAQSQAEYLKEVISSQHVFLEDDQSMEVLLVQGPAERLKELCDALRAIRGVHQLQLVTTTALLPPLHEQDEVAAKVAETPRKQEPKDEVAA; encoded by the coding sequence ATGAGCCTTCCCGCAGACCTGTTCCGCCAGCTGGATGCCATGGTGGAGGAGCGCGGGCTGCCCTCGCGCTCGCAGCTGATTGCCGAACTGATCCGCCACGCCCTTGCCGAGCATGAGGCTTTGACCCGGCCGGAAGAGATGCTCGCGGGAACGATCACGCTGGTCTACCGGGGCGACAAGGGGCGGGTGCGCCACCAGCTGGCGCAGAGCCAGGCGGAGTACCTGAAGGAAGTGATCTCCTCGCAGCACGTCTTCCTCGAGGACGACCAGTCGATGGAAGTCCTGCTGGTGCAGGGCCCGGCCGAGCGGCTGAAGGAACTGTGCGACGCCCTGCGCGCCATTCGCGGCGTTCACCAGCTGCAGCTGGTCACCACCACCGCGCTCCTGCCGCCGCTTCACGAGCAGGACGAAGTCGCCGCAAAGGTTGCCGAAACCCCGCGCAAGCAGGAGCCCAAGGACGAAGTGGCGGCCTGA